The genomic DNA AACAGATTGATTACGTCACCCCTAATTTAAGCATAAAAAATCTTGGCAATGAAAAAAGCCTATGTTTCCATAGGCTTTCAATATCTGTTATCCTTACTCTAAAAAACTATTCGGACAAATAAACATCCAGCAGCCCCTCAGGCAGGTCGACATAAATCTCACCGCCTTCAACGTCAATACCTTTTATAATATCCACGTTCAATGGAAACATCACCTCTTTGTTTTGATATTGAACAATGGCAATAAGCTGTTGCGGGTATTCCTGTACTTCTAAAATCTCGCCCAGTTCGCCATGGGTTTCATCAACGGCAATAAAGCCTTTGACATCGTTCAGGGTAAATTCGCTTTTTTTCTTTTTTGGCTTCAGCTTGTTGGGCAAATAAATGTCTTTTTTTACCAGCATGGCTGCTTTTTCAATAGTATCTACATCCTCCAGATATAAATAGGCATTGTTTTTTTGCAGATATTTAATCGAGGCAACAAAATAAGGAATCAGCTTGCCTGCTATATCCACAAACAAGGCATCGAATTTAATGGCATCCAGGCCATCGAAATCAACATATATCTGCATTTCGCCTTTGAGGCCTTTGGTTTTTAATATACTACCTACCCGGAAACAATCTTCGGTTTTCATAAAAAATAGCTTTTAAAAACAAAGGCGAAGCTGTTTTGCTTCGCCTTTGATAAGAGTTGAGAAGCGAGGCTTTATATTCCTTACTTCTTCAAAAAAATTATTCTGCGCTTTCAGCAGCGTCTGTTTCAGCAGCAGCTTCTTCAGCCGGTGCTTCCTCTTCTGCAACAGGAGCATTTTTAGCAGCAATTGCAGCAGCTTTTTCTTCTTTCTTTTTAGCTTCAGCAGCCAAAGCAGCTTTACGCGCTTCGTCTTTTGCTGATACTAAACCAGCTTTTTTACCACTGATCTTACCGTCTTTTTGCTCGGTCCACTCTGCAAATTTAGCTGCAGCTTGTTCTTCGGTTAAAGCACCTTTTTTAACACCACCTTCTAAGTGTTTTTTGTAAAGCACACCTTTGTATGAAAGGATAGCGCGACAAGTATCTGTTGGCTGGGCACCTGTGTTAACCCACTCTAAAGTTTTGTCGAAGTTAATGTCGATAGTTGCAGGATTGGTGTTTGGGTTGTATGAACCTAAACGCTCAATGAAACGACCGTCGCGTGGAGCGCGGGCATCTGCTACTACGATGTAGTAAAAAGGTTTGCCTTTTTTACCGTGTCTTTGCAGTCTGATCTTAGTTGCCATTTTTTCTTTTTATGTATTCAACATGTCCCCGGAGTACTTTCTGCGGGGATGCAAAGGTATAAATTATTTGTAATAAATTAAAAGCCTTGTAATTAATTATTTATTTAACCCAAACGGGGTTATGAGGTAATTGAAAAAAATTGCAATTTCAGGGCCATGAGCTTAAACAGAAAATTACGTATAGCTATTGATATGGACGAGGTAATGGCCGATACTATTGCCAAATTTATTACCCTTTATGATGAACGGCACCAAACCAAAATATCTTTGGGCGATATGCATGGTAAGGAGTTCAGGGAAATACTCCCGCCACACTTAAGCAACAGCATGCGAGAGTACATCAATGAAAGGGGCTTTTTTCGCGATTTGCCAGTGATGCCGGGGTGCCAGGAAGTGGTAAAGGCACTGCACGAGAAGTATGATGTATATATTGCATCAGCCGCAATGGAGTTCAAGCACTCTTTAGAAGATAAGCTGGATTGGCTTAATGAGCATTTCCCTTTTATTTCCTGGACTAATATTATTTTTTGCGGGCACAAGATTTTAGATGTTGACGTGATGATTGATGACCGGATCAAGAATTTTGTAACATTTAAAGGACGTAAGTTGTTATTCAGCTCCCCGCACAACCTTTTAATCAACGATTTTGAGCGTGTTAATAACTGGAATGATGTTGCAACTAAATTATTACGTGAACATGATGAACAAACTTTGAAATAAATATCCTATATTTAAAATGGTAGCCCCCCTTACCATTAATTTATAGTATGTTAAACCATACAACTATTAACGCTGTTGATTGCGTACTTGCTTATGATACCCATGAGCAAAAGTATCTGTTTATAGGGCCTGGTATTGACAATATTTTGGGTGTAACGCCACAGGAACTCTATCAAAATAAGGATGCGTGGAATAATCTGATCGAAAAAAAACACCTTGCCGGTATAATATCCCTTATTAATAATCTCGCCGAAAACAACAGCATTGAGTTAAACTATCAGATAACCACCCCACAGCAAATCACTAAAAATATAACTGATAAAAAGAGCCTTATTACCGATGAGGCTACCGGGCATAAAATATTATTAAGCACTATTAAAGAAACATCTGTTAAACCCAACTGCTTTACAGCAGCAACAACGGGGGCCGAACATAGCCAACAATTCTTAAACTCCCTCATTGATTCTCAAACCAGTTTTTTAATACGGATAGGCATCGATGGGAATTATACTTTTGTTAATAAGCAATATTTAAAAACACTGGGAT from Mucilaginibacter inviolabilis includes the following:
- a CDS encoding 5' nucleotidase, NT5C type; the encoded protein is MSLNRKLRIAIDMDEVMADTIAKFITLYDERHQTKISLGDMHGKEFREILPPHLSNSMREYINERGFFRDLPVMPGCQEVVKALHEKYDVYIASAAMEFKHSLEDKLDWLNEHFPFISWTNIIFCGHKILDVDVMIDDRIKNFVTFKGRKLLFSSPHNLLINDFERVNNWNDVATKLLREHDEQTLK
- a CDS encoding 30S ribosomal protein S16, whose amino-acid sequence is MATKIRLQRHGKKGKPFYYIVVADARAPRDGRFIERLGSYNPNTNPATIDINFDKTLEWVNTGAQPTDTCRAILSYKGVLYKKHLEGGVKKGALTEEQAAAKFAEWTEQKDGKISGKKAGLVSAKDEARKAALAAEAKKKEEKAAAIAAKNAPVAEEEAPAEEAAAETDAAESAE
- the rimM gene encoding ribosome maturation factor RimM (Essential for efficient processing of 16S rRNA), whose product is MKTEDCFRVGSILKTKGLKGEMQIYVDFDGLDAIKFDALFVDIAGKLIPYFVASIKYLQKNNAYLYLEDVDTIEKAAMLVKKDIYLPNKLKPKKKKSEFTLNDVKGFIAVDETHGELGEILEVQEYPQQLIAIVQYQNKEVMFPLNVDIIKGIDVEGGEIYVDLPEGLLDVYLSE